DNA from Candidatus Neomarinimicrobiota bacterium:
GTATTTATCCCGCCTGGCGCGCAGCCAACTTAGATCCGATTGAATCTTTAAGATTCGAATAATTCTTTATGTAGTCTATTGACAACAACTTCGACAAATAAAATGCGAAAAGATTTACTGGACATTGCAGAATCCGCAGCAAAATCAGCTGCCAAACACATCATTGATAACGATCCTTCTTCCATCCGGAAAAAGGGTCCGACAAATCTTGTAACCGAAATTGACACAGAATCAGAAGACATTATATGCGGACTTCTGATGAAAGAAACACCTGATTTCGGAATTCTAGCTGAAGAACGTCCAGAAACTAATATAGATGCAGAATGCAAATGGATAATTGATCCACTAGACGGAACGACAAATTTTGTGCATGGATATCCATCGTTCGGCGTTTCGATTGCTTGTATGCAAAATAGTAATCCAATCTTAGGAGTGGTTGTGGAACTGCCGGCAGAAAATGTGTATTCCGCAATGATTGGAAATGGCGCATATTGTAATGGGGAATCCATTCGTGTTTCTAAAACAGAAACGATTGAAAATGGATTATTTGTAACCGGTTTTGGATACGACCATGATAAAGCTTGGGAAGCCAATATGAAGCTGTTTAAGCATTTTACAGATCAATCTCAAGGCGTAAGAAGGCTCGGTGCCGCATCGGTGGATTTATGCCATGTCGCGAGCGGTAAAGTGGACGGATTTTGGGAATTCGATTTACATCCTTGGGATACAGCAGCT
Protein-coding regions in this window:
- a CDS encoding inositol monophosphatase; this encodes MRKDLLDIAESAAKSAAKHIIDNDPSSIRKKGPTNLVTEIDTESEDIICGLLMKETPDFGILAEERPETNIDAECKWIIDPLDGTTNFVHGYPSFGVSIACMQNSNPILGVVVELPAENVYSAMIGNGAYCNGESIRVSKTETIENGLFVTGFGYDHDKAWEANMKLFKHFTDQSQGVRRLGAASVDLCHVASGKVDGFWEFDLHPWDTAAGIVIINEAGGTVSQMDDSPFNIFNRNIVASNGIL